In the genome of Suncus etruscus isolate mSunEtr1 chromosome 3, mSunEtr1.pri.cur, whole genome shotgun sequence, the window ctttgctcagcagtgcacatgagatgccagagatgagACCTggattgggcacatgcaaggcaaaaaccttacctgtTTTACTGTTGCTGCTTCCATTTtatactttttgattttttttttgccatacctggtagtgctcaggggttactcctgcctcttagctcagaaatcactttgaaAGGCTCTTAGACTACATGGGaatctgagaatcaaaccaggtctgtcctatgttggccatgtgcagacaaatgccttaccaccgtgctatctctccagatccccactttatattttctttctttttttcccttggtttttgggccacaccctgtgatgctcaggggttactcctggctctgtgctcagaaatcgctcctggtttgggggaccatatgggatgctagggatcaagatgaggtctgtcctgggtcagctgtgttcaaagcaagcactctaccactgtgttattgctctggtaccccactttatattttcttgtaattGTCTCCTACAGGAAGACATAAATTGAAGTGCAGTCAGGGGCCCCAGTGAcagggcaggcttgggggaccatactgatTATTGAGAATACAACCTCGGTTTGTCCTGGGTGGGCCACGTGGAAAGCACATtaccactatgctctctctctgaccctaccaggagcaatttctgagtgcagagccaggagtaacccctaaacatgccatgagtgtggcccagaataaaaaaaaatgtttagccaGACCCCTGACCCTTTATCCTATATTCCAGAAACAAACATAATGTGAAAAACTCTTGGCAAATAACTTCTTCATaatatggggagagagagagtgacagatagagacagagacagtgtaGTAAAATGCCCCAGAGGCAGATGAGGGAGAGAtggtgggtaggagggaaactgaggacatggaaggcatactggtgaaggatggtgtatattctttctattttgttttgtttttggtcatacctagcaatgctcaggttagtcctggctctacactcagaaatcgctccgggcaggctaggggactgtatggaatgctgagatttgaaccaccgtccttcatgcaaggcgaaggtcttacctccatgctatctctccggccccagatggtGTATGCTTTGTGGCTGAAAATTAATCATAAGCAATTTTTGTAGCCACTTGAATAAATTCATTATGGTAAAAAATTGTCTCTCAGGACTGGAGTGATtggaccctgagcacctccagtaatattcctgaacgcagagccaggagtaatcccacaAGTATTGCCAGAAATTGCCTTTCCAAATACACCttcacacagtggtagggcatttgccgtgcatgctgctgacctggattcaattctggacatcccatatggtccccgagattgccaggagttacttttgagcgcagagctataagtaacccctgagtaccagcaggtttggtccaaaaacaaaacaaaacaaaacaaaaacacaacaaataaaACCCCACCCAAATACACCTTCAAAATATGGCTCTTAAGTTGAAGAATACAAAGGGTAGGACGACATGTGCCTCCTGTTCCCAACCCTGCTCCCTCTGGACCTGGTGTGGGTTTCAATCCTCAGGTCAACAGTTGAGGTTGAGAGTTCTGGGATTTCTCTCTGGTTTCCTCTGCGTGGCATGGAGGTGTTGttccccaaagaacaaaacaaatgtgTAGGAAGTCATGTTGTTTTGGATGTTGCAACCAACTgagattacccccccccccccacaatgcTAATGGTTAATAGATATGTTTATTTTGGGAATCATAGCCATTGGTTATTGTCTACTCCAAGCTCgtgttcagtgatcattcctgatgaGGTTCGGGGGAGCATATGTGGTACCTGGAATTGAATTCGGtcggcaacatgcaagacaagatattactccagccctgattaacattattttaatccACAATGGGATCCCATCCCATGCACACTTGACCTTAGTCCTGTTTCACCCCCCAAACATGTCACCCATCACTACAGATGCCCTTTGGTACATCACTTAAGAAAAACACAGATGCCGTTTCCACTCAATGTCATTTTATTAGGATTTTTGTATGTTGTGTTCACTTGGCAACAATTTTCATCATCCTCCAGCACTTTAGGCTGAAGGAGCTCATCCCTCTCATTCCCTCCCAAGGATCCCACACATACACTGGAGCAATGAGACAGGAACACAATGACCAGGGGAGTAGGGATAGTCTGAACCTCTGACAGACAGAACAGTAGCCCTGAAGCTGAGCCGAAACAGGGAAGTTCAACAGCAAGTCTCTTGGTTCAGTAGCAGTCACAGGCAGGAAGAGTCACGGTCTTCTTCCCACAGAAAGTCTGAGACCACCCTTCTTTGAAGGGCCATTGACCTGAGCTTGAACACTCAGATGCTAGCCCAGCTGCCATAGAAGTGAGTTTCCGGCCAAAGATATTCAGCATCCGGGTAGGGACGGAGGGAAGGCCAAGCAGGTGCTTGATTTTCCAGAGGCCAAGCACTGATGTCAGAGAAGGCCGACTTCGAGAGCTCTATATTCTCTGGAAGTGACACAGAGAACTCAGGAAAGTGGGGCTCCAGAGAAGGCTCCCAGGGGAAAATTTTAAAGGGAAACTCATGGATCTTCACCTTACTCGAGTCAAGGTCCGGAGAAGCCACGTCTTGCACCTTCTTCCCTCCAAAGAGCCAGTAGCCGGTGCCCGCGCCCGCCACCACCGCCAGGCCCAGGTAGGCGTTGTAGGTCATGGCCGTGAGCATCAGCAGGTAGCTCAGGAGCACCTGGAGCACGTGTAGGGCCGTCTGCACCAGGTGGTCGCACCTCAGCAGTCGTTGGCAGGTTCCTGTGGGTCCTGGGACAGGCGTACACTGCTGGGTCTTGTGCAGAAGCTCCTCGCGGGCTCTCTTGAGTCCCTCAAAGCCCACCGAGAGCAGAAACACGGCCAGGAAAGCCCCGGCCATGGCTCCAGCCGAGTTGATCACCAGCCCAGCAAACAGCAGCTCCACGTTCTGGTAGCCAAAGTAGAAGGTCATGGGCATCGTCATGGACGTGTGTGCATTGCCGCTGTGGGAGTGGTGCCCCGAGGTGTGCGGGGGATGGTGATGAGGTGGCGGGTTGCTCCTGTGATCCATGGCGCTCATCCCTGCATCCTGGTGCAAATGGGCCATTTTCTCTGGCCAAAGATGAATCGTAGAAGGAAGTCGGAGTCCTGCACTGGAGTCTTTTCTCAATTCCCAGAGACACCAGATCCAAGTCCCCAgaatagcccctcttatatactGTGGAAGGAGACCCACCCTAATTTTACCCCCTTGAACTCCTGACCTCCGTCTGGCCCTTTCCTATCCCCCTGAACCCTCCCTGATTCCACCTAGACTCCCTAGAGACCCTCCTTTTGAGCCAATCACCCAAAGACAAtgacttgctttgttttggtgtgtgttttcT includes:
- the LOC126004259 gene encoding high affinity copper uptake protein 1-like, coding for MSAMDHRSNPPPHHHPPHTSGHHSHSGNAHTSMTMPMTFYFGYQNVELLFAGLVINSAGAMAGAFLAVFLLSVGFEGLKRAREELLHKTQQCTPVPGPTGTCQRLLRCDHLVQTALHVLQVLLSYLLMLTAMTYNAYLGLAVVAGAGTGYWLFGGKKVQDVASPDLDSSKVKIHEFPFKIFPWEPSLEPHFPEFSVSLPENIELSKSAFSDISAWPLENQAPAWPSLRPYPDAEYLWPETHFYGSWASI